The region ATGTGCCTGCTTTATTAAGACTTATTATTTATAACAAACATTTTCTGGCAGTCAGAATTCACTCAGTAATTCAGGAGCTGATGCGCTTGAAATTTCATACTATTATAGTCTTGTCATTTTGACAGGCTAGAATAGCTGCTCTGTATTCGTTTTGCCGCATCGACTTGCTTTAACGTGATTAATAAGTGAAAGGAACGCTGAGATTCAACCCTGCGCCTGcgcctaaccccccccccccaccccccccccccccccacacacacacacacacacacacacacaccccaacacacacacacgcgcgcgcgtgcacataCAGTCTCCTCACCACCCTTTTTTAAGGGAAACCCGCATAGGTAGCATTCGCTTAATACtgcaacaatttttttttccattcaacTCTCTAACGTGATGAAAGACATAATgttgtaattttacatttggaTCAAACGCAAAAATTAAAAGTCCATTATGGAAATATTGTCTTTGCTGATCCAAGTCTTTTTTCCAagtttgcatatattttgaGTACCTGTATAGGATATTACACGCTGCTACTATACATTTCCTGATTTTCCAGGCTTAGATGACATCAGTTGCAAGTGCTGGACCCCCTTTGACAAGTagcatgacattttaaaatctataataAATAATCTCATCCATTGTTTTCGGCAGCAAGAACGCCCTAAAGATGGGTGACTGGAGTGCTTTGGGAAGGCTCCTTGACAAGGTGCAGGCATACTCCACAGCCGGAGGAAAGGTCTGGCTCTCCGTCCTGTTCATCTTCCGGATCCTGGTTCTGGGAACAGCCGTGGAGTCCGCCTGGGGTGATGAGCAGTCGGCTTTCCATTGCAACACCCAGCAGCCCGGTTGCGAAAACGTGTGCTATGACAAGTCTTTCCCCATCTCTCACGTGCGCTTCTGGGTGCTGCAGATCATCTTCGTGTCCACACCTACGCTCCTCTACCTGGCGCACGTGTTCTACCTGATGCGCAAGGAGGAGAAGCTCAATCGCAAAGAGGAAGAGCTGAAGGCAGTGCAGAATGACGGTGGCGATGTGGACATCCCCCTGAAGAAGATTGAGCTGAAGAAGCTCAAGCACGGCCTGGAGGAGCACGGCAAGGTGAAGATGAAGGGGGCACTCTTGCGCACCTACATCGTCAGCATCTTTTTCAAGTCTGTCTTCGAGATCGGCTTCCTGGTGATCCAGTGGTACATCTACGGCTTCACTCTCTCCGCCGTGTACACGTGTGAGCGATCACCCTGCCCCCACCGGGTGGACTGCTTCCTGTCCAGGCCCACTGAGAAGACCGTTTTCATCATCTTCATGCTGGTGGTCTCACTGGTTTCCCTCCTTCTCAACATCGTCGAGCTCTTCTATGTGCTCTTCAAACGGATCAAGGACCGTGTAAGAGGTAAACAAAACCAGTAC is a window of Electrophorus electricus isolate fEleEle1 chromosome 3, fEleEle1.pri, whole genome shotgun sequence DNA encoding:
- the cx43 gene encoding gap junction alpha-1 protein — encoded protein: MGDWSALGRLLDKVQAYSTAGGKVWLSVLFIFRILVLGTAVESAWGDEQSAFHCNTQQPGCENVCYDKSFPISHVRFWVLQIIFVSTPTLLYLAHVFYLMRKEEKLNRKEEELKAVQNDGGDVDIPLKKIELKKLKHGLEEHGKVKMKGALLRTYIVSIFFKSVFEIGFLVIQWYIYGFTLSAVYTCERSPCPHRVDCFLSRPTEKTVFIIFMLVVSLVSLLLNIVELFYVLFKRIKDRVRGKQNQYPNVGTLSPTPKDLSTTKYAYYNGCSSPTAPLSPMSPPGYKLATGERTNSCRNYNKQATEQNWANYSAEQNRLGQNGSTISNSHAQAFDYPDDTQEHKKPAVSHELQPLALMDPRPCSRASSRMSSRARPDDLDV